The sequence TCCAGCTCGATGATCGGCGCGTTCTTGCCAGGTTCGCCTTGCCGGCCGACCAGGACCGGGGTGGTCAGCACGGCGTCGCCCTGGACGGCTTCGAGGGTGGCCGACATCATCTGCGGGGTGTCTTCATCGCAGACGACCCCGTACCAGGCTGCCGAGAGCAGGGTGTTGAACAGGTGAACGACGTCGCCGGTCTTGGCGGGCACGGGTGCAGTCATCAGTGATAGTCCTCTGCGAGTTTGATGGACGGTCGGATACGCCACCCGTCGGGTGGCGGTGGTGGTGCGAAGTCAGTGCCACCGAAGCGTTCGGCGAGCAGGGCCCGGACCCGCGGGTCATCGGGGTCCAAGTCGGAAAGGGGTGTGCTGTCCAGGTCGACCGGTTCTGGATCGGGCGCGTCGACGTCGATCCACTGCCGGTAACCGCCCGGGGCGTCACAGGCCCGGATGACGGCCTGACCAGCGACGGGGCCCATTCCGGCGCGGGCCAGGTGCCGTGCGATCACCGGTATGTTGACAAACCGCAGGTCATAGATCGTGCCGTCGGGTGATACTGGGCAATTCAGGGCATCGGCAATAGCCCACATGGCTTTGTCGAGCGGGTGGGCATCCGGGCCCGGTTCGGGAATCTCGGGCAGCTTGAGTTGGCCAAGCTGGTTGATGTGCGGTTTCACCGGCCTCCTTAGAAAGGAATGGATGATGAGACGGACTGCGAGAGCAGCAGCTGTGGGCGTAGTCACCGCGGGAATGGCTCTGGGGCTGGCGGGAGCTGCGGGCGCGGATGATCAAGCGTTTCTGGACCAAATTCCGCCGCGCAACTACTTCTCCATGTGGCAATCCGACGCAGGCCGACTGATGACCGGTTACAACGTTTGCACGATGCTTCGGGGTGGCACGCCGCCCCAGGTTGTCGCCGATGGCTTCACCAACAGCGATGGGTGGGCCTGGGTGAACGCCGCGCAGCACGAGCTGTGTCCCGACACCCTGGAAGGCTCGAAGTGAAAACAGCGATTGGGCGCATCACGAAGATGCTCGGCGTGGGCACGACCTCGCTGGGATTACTACTCGGAACGGCCGGGATGGCGCAGGCTGACGATCAGTCCTACCTGGACTACCTATTCGCCCACGGATTCACGTACCACCCAGGCGCGTATGCGGCTCCGTTGACCATCGAGTTGGGACACCAGACGTGCGACAAGATCCATGAGACGGGCAACCCGCGCGCCGGCCTTATGCCACTTGCTAACTGGGCACTGACCGATGTGATGATCGAAGGGGCGCAACACGAGCTGTGCCCCGACACCCTGCCGCACTAGAACAGGTCGTTGCTGCCGAATAGGGTGCCGATTGCGTTCCACATGGTCTGTAGCGTGCGGACGGCTTGGCCGAGTGGGTCGTCCATGTCGCCGCCGGTGCCGATGGTGATGTCGAACGTCTTCGGCGTCGACTCGTCGTAATACATGCGCACCGCGCTGACTTGATCGGTGTAGAGCAGGCCGTCGATCTCGAACAGGCAGCGGGTGCCGAGGTCGAAATCGTAGAAGATCGAGTACGGTCGCCGATTCCAGATCGACACCTTAAACGCCTGATAGGGGCGGGTCTTCCAGTGCCCCTGCCGGAGGGCCTACCAGCGCCGGACCGGTCATCTCGACATCGCAGATCGCGTACTATGCCGTGACCGCGTCAACGAAAGAAACGGCAATGAGTCGCATAACGAAGACACTCGGTACTAGCGTGACGGCGCTGGGACTACTACTCGGAACGGCAGGCGTGGCATGCGCTGACGAGCAGTCATTCCTTGACGGCCTGGCTGCGCACGGCATGACCTACGGTGGTGCAGCATCCATGATCATCGGTTTAACTTCGCCGGCGGAGGCGATGCAAACTGGGCGAATGATATGCGACAACATCCGCTTCAGCGGTGACCCACGTGCAGGATTCAACTACCTAATGAACGCTTCGGTGCCGGACTACATGATCGACGTGGCACGATCGGAACTGTGCCCCGGAGCTTAGAACAGGTCGTTGCTGCCGAATAGGGTGCCGATGGCGTTCCACATGGTTTGGATGGTGCGGACGACTTGCCCCAGTGGGTCTTCCATGTCACCGCCGGTGCCGATGGTGATATCGAATGTCTTGGGCGTCGATTCGTCGTAGTACATGCGGACCGCGCTGACTTGGTCGGTGTAGAGCAGACCGTCGATCTCGAACAGGCAGCGGGTGCCGAGGTCGAAATCATAGAAAATCGAGTACGGCCGCCGATTCCAAATACTGACCTTGAACGCTTGATACGGGCGGGTCTTCCAATGCCCCTGCCGCATAGCCAAAGCTGAGCTGACGGTGTAGGCGGTGCCGCCGCCGTCCTGGGTGAAGTACTCCAGGTAACCGAAGTTGCCGGCTTCAATCTCCCTAGCGGATCGGTGTAGCGCGTAAAGCCAGCAGGACCGGTCACCTCGACATCGCAGATCGCATACCATTCCATGACCGTGTCAACGAAAGGAACGGCGATGAGTCGCGTTACGAAGACGCTCGGTGCCGGCGTGGCGGCGCTGGGACTACTACTCGGAACAGCAGGCGTGGCGACGGCAGACGATCAGTCATATCTCGAATACGCGCGAGCTAGCGGTGTGCCAAATAATTTGTACTTTCCAGACTGGGGCGTGATCCAAATGGGTCATGCAATATGCGATCTACTTCGCGGGGGCCGCCCGGTCGAGTCGATTCAATACTTCGGATACACAGGGCTATTCCGCGATCAGATCGTCGGCGCGGCACAACACGAACTGTGTCCCGACACGCTTCCGCATTAGCTCGTTGTCAGAGTAGGTCGTTGCTGCCGAATATGGTGCCGATGGCGTTCCACATGGTTTGTATGGTGCGGACGACTTGCCCCAGGGGGTCTTCCATATCACCGCCAGTGCCGATAGTGATGTCGAACGTTTTCGGTGTGGACTCGTCGTAGTACATGCGGACCGCACTGACTTGGTCGGTGTAGAGCAGGCCGTC is a genomic window of Mycolicibacter heraklionensis containing:
- a CDS encoding DUF732 domain-containing protein; translated protein: MSRVTKTLGAGVAALGLLLGTAGVATADDQSYLEYARASGVPNNLYFPDWGVIQMGHAICDLLRGGRPVESIQYFGYTGLFRDQIVGAAQHELCPDTLPH
- a CDS encoding DUF732 domain-containing protein, which translates into the protein MTALGLLLGTAGVACADEQSFLDGLAAHGMTYGGAASMIIGLTSPAEAMQTGRMICDNIRFSGDPRAGFNYLMNASVPDYMIDVARSELCPGA
- a CDS encoding DUF732 domain-containing protein; translated protein: MKTAIGRITKMLGVGTTSLGLLLGTAGMAQADDQSYLDYLFAHGFTYHPGAYAAPLTIELGHQTCDKIHETGNPRAGLMPLANWALTDVMIEGAQHELCPDTLPH
- a CDS encoding DUF732 domain-containing protein → MGVVTAGMALGLAGAAGADDQAFLDQIPPRNYFSMWQSDAGRLMTGYNVCTMLRGGTPPQVVADGFTNSDGWAWVNAAQHELCPDTLEGSK
- a CDS encoding phage gene 29 protein family protein, translating into MKPHINQLGQLKLPEIPEPGPDAHPLDKAMWAIADALNCPVSPDGTIYDLRFVNIPVIARHLARAGMGPVAGQAVIRACDAPGGYRQWIDVDAPDPEPVDLDSTPLSDLDPDDPRVRALLAERFGGTDFAPPPPPDGWRIRPSIKLAEDYH